Part of the Jatrophihabitans sp. GAS493 genome, CCCAGACCCCCAGCCCGAGGAAGATGATGACCCAGCCCGGCCCGGGAAGGGGTAGTAGCACGATGCCGGTGAGGATGATCAGCAGACCGAGGAGGCCGACGCCGATTCTCCAGGCGAGCGCTCCGCCGGGCAACGCACGCACCCCTCGCCGCAGCCGCTTCAACCAGCCGAAGCGCTCATCGGAGCCCGGAGCATCGCCTCTCTCGGTTGCGCTC contains:
- a CDS encoding TIGR02611 family protein, producing MSATERGDAPGSDERFGWLKRLRRGVRALPGGALAWRIGVGLLGLLIILTGIVLLPLPGPGWVIIFLGLGVWATEFEWASRLLSFAREQVRRWTDWILRQPRVIQLLIGLLGILFLAAVIYGTWRVSRAL